In one Gammaproteobacteria bacterium genomic region, the following are encoded:
- a CDS encoding DNA-3-methyladenine glycosylase I — MSDKTIIRCQWCEGDAVDEHYHDTQWGVPIYDDVTWFKFLTLEGAQAGLSWRTIVHKISGYEIAFHHFDIDKVAQMSDSELELLREDTNIIRNRLKIYSTRNNAQQIKKIQKEFGSFNQYLWNFVGGSPIQNKHQALSEIPGKTNISDAMSKDLKKRGFKFVGSTICYALMQAGGLVNDHVQNCFRHNDLA; from the coding sequence ATGTCTGATAAAACCATCATTCGATGTCAATGGTGCGAAGGAGATGCTGTTGACGAGCATTATCATGACACTCAATGGGGCGTGCCAATTTATGATGATGTCACCTGGTTTAAATTTCTAACTCTCGAGGGTGCTCAAGCCGGTCTCAGCTGGAGAACCATAGTGCATAAAATCAGTGGTTACGAGATCGCTTTCCATCATTTCGATATTGATAAAGTGGCTCAAATGAGTGATTCTGAATTGGAACTGTTAAGAGAAGACACAAATATTATTCGCAATCGCCTGAAAATATATTCCACCCGCAACAATGCACAACAAATAAAAAAGATTCAAAAGGAGTTTGGCTCTTTTAATCAATACTTATGGAACTTCGTAGGCGGAAGTCCGATTCAGAACAAACATCAAGCGCTTTCCGAGATTCCGGGAAAAACAAACATTTCAGATGCGATGAGCAAAGATTTGAAAAAAAGAGGGTTTAAATTCGTTGGCTCAACCATTTGCTACGCTTTGATGCAAGCCGGAGGATTGGTAAATGATCATGTACAAAATTGTTTTCGTCATAATGATCTGGCATAA
- a CDS encoding trypsin-like peptidase domain-containing protein codes for MKKILIFLLATEFSQVFALPEIKQAYTLPETDISLEVAKASQYTGKDQPFVFAAQTEISDLYVSGDKGLGGQWDQIDNETWVWRLKVQSKNAKSLGFGFYDFYLPPTASLSFYNKSGVLVKGPFDEKKNKDHKQFWPGPIIGDTVTVELTVDDEYRDQVSFSIDKIARGFRAIWEQPDFLKKSNTNKFWETEDYNVKSGSCNVDVVCSEGDEWRDQIRSVARYVINGSGLCTGQLVNNTNNDGDPLFLTANHCGFNAQNAASINIWWNYESPTCRTPNSISSGTAIPTSGFNDTQSGATFLASSSASDFSLLRLDEQPDPSYNVFYSGWDRTNNVPTSATGIHHPSGHAKRISHDYDSTITSDYEPSPSGDTSTHIKVVDWDVGTTEGGSSGSGLWNQNKLLVGQLHGGWAACGNDDSDYYGRLYRSWTGGGTSSTRLKDWLDPGNTGAQTLQGLGACPTMTASISHTFAEGVVGVEQEYIANVSGGEAPYSYSWDINGDDVSDGSNSSIIVTHAQPFIGDVVVNITDANGCPVAASMNAHIVAPNHILSETGNKVQMCGNGDSKIDPGERWKVPVTIASSGFSLDAESVYVAFKKSSPNTGFEAVDSDIYGNQIGACDRQFIDISSSGTSLTFVPVTSNYSANDEGVASVSLSQSFNLYGNIISSLYLSSNGYISTDSSESGFDFSNDCPIPALPSNISEGVSTRARLMPLHDDLVVGGLYHQHFNVCPRQSELGSDLPCDVFMYDNVELWENNTSPFAFEAILYPTVNQWVYQYEGTGFNPETSTVGQQSDSASDGLSYSCNSNNINNQQAVCTYHKNNLPGSNNDLTFYNLETPVLSLGDLAVGESKTVDVEFSVNQNTECGSPLGIKLDAVVHKNGFAEINESILSTTVGNNGSCSVVNSCSPTSANTVEPTSGHWINYNRAGNGFDMYKIERSTHDEMIYIHYTGKDDGYPVWYITGGDNLMTNNQATSNILHVNYVGGFDSGQQIVQTVGQSTTSYIDENNAVMTRVLNGKYSAELIRMYGFGGTPTTQHTGHWFNPSDSGWGLSIGTQGISEVILSYLYDNNGQPYWMIGAGENEPIEDIDLLYVRSFCPHCPKIETEFSEQGSIRINYDVAPTPPNKPTGTIESMLINIDNSVNPSQWNRANAPIRMITPPVDQ; via the coding sequence ATGAAAAAGATTCTGATATTTTTATTAGCAACGGAATTCTCGCAAGTATTCGCTTTGCCCGAAATTAAACAAGCATACACCTTGCCGGAAACCGACATTTCCCTAGAGGTTGCCAAGGCTTCTCAATATACCGGCAAAGATCAACCTTTTGTTTTTGCCGCACAAACTGAAATTAGTGATTTATATGTTTCCGGCGATAAAGGCTTAGGCGGACAGTGGGATCAGATTGATAATGAAACTTGGGTTTGGAGACTGAAAGTCCAATCTAAAAATGCCAAGTCTCTTGGGTTTGGGTTTTATGATTTCTATTTGCCACCGACAGCAAGTTTGTCATTTTATAACAAAAGTGGTGTTTTGGTCAAAGGGCCATTTGACGAAAAGAAAAACAAAGATCACAAGCAATTCTGGCCCGGGCCAATAATTGGCGATACGGTAACTGTAGAATTAACTGTAGATGACGAATACAGAGATCAGGTTAGTTTTTCTATTGATAAAATTGCCCGTGGATTCCGAGCTATTTGGGAACAACCAGACTTTCTAAAAAAATCAAACACTAATAAATTCTGGGAAACAGAAGATTACAATGTCAAAAGTGGTAGTTGTAATGTCGATGTCGTTTGTAGTGAAGGCGATGAATGGCGAGACCAAATTCGCTCAGTAGCTCGATATGTTATTAATGGATCAGGACTCTGTACTGGTCAGCTTGTGAATAACACAAACAATGATGGAGACCCTTTGTTTTTAACTGCAAATCATTGTGGTTTTAACGCTCAAAATGCTGCTTCCATCAATATCTGGTGGAACTACGAGTCACCAACATGTAGAACTCCCAATTCGATATCTAGTGGAACAGCCATTCCGACATCTGGCTTTAATGACACTCAGTCTGGTGCTACTTTTCTAGCAAGTAGCTCAGCTAGTGACTTTTCACTTTTAAGATTGGATGAGCAACCTGACCCCAGCTATAATGTTTTTTATTCGGGTTGGGACAGGACCAACAATGTACCTACTTCAGCTACAGGAATACATCACCCAAGTGGTCACGCTAAAAGAATAAGTCATGATTATGACTCAACTATCACAAGTGACTATGAACCCTCACCAAGCGGAGACACCTCTACTCATATAAAAGTGGTGGATTGGGATGTTGGTACTACAGAAGGCGGATCATCGGGTTCCGGGTTATGGAACCAAAATAAGCTGTTAGTTGGTCAACTACACGGAGGATGGGCTGCTTGTGGGAATGATGACTCCGACTATTATGGACGACTTTATAGATCATGGACCGGAGGTGGAACATCTTCAACTAGGCTTAAGGACTGGCTGGACCCAGGAAATACCGGAGCTCAAACACTTCAAGGACTAGGTGCTTGTCCGACCATGACGGCAAGTATTTCTCACACATTTGCGGAAGGTGTTGTTGGTGTTGAACAAGAATATATCGCCAATGTTTCCGGTGGTGAAGCACCTTATAGCTACTCTTGGGACATCAATGGCGATGATGTTTCTGATGGTTCCAACTCATCAATTATTGTTACACACGCTCAACCATTTATTGGAGATGTTGTCGTTAATATCACCGATGCCAACGGTTGTCCGGTAGCCGCCAGTATGAATGCCCATATTGTCGCACCTAACCACATCTTATCAGAGACTGGTAACAAGGTTCAGATGTGTGGAAACGGTGATAGCAAAATTGACCCGGGTGAGCGTTGGAAGGTTCCTGTAACCATCGCTAGCAGTGGTTTTTCTCTGGATGCTGAAAGCGTCTATGTCGCTTTTAAGAAGTCATCACCAAATACCGGCTTTGAAGCGGTTGATAGTGATATTTACGGCAACCAGATAGGAGCTTGTGACAGGCAGTTTATTGATATTTCATCCTCTGGAACCTCATTGACTTTTGTACCGGTGACGAGCAACTATTCGGCTAATGACGAAGGTGTTGCATCCGTCAGCCTTTCTCAGTCTTTTAATTTATATGGGAACATTATAAGCAGCCTCTATCTAAGTAGTAATGGTTATATTTCAACCGACTCATCCGAAAGTGGCTTTGATTTTAGCAATGATTGTCCAATACCGGCATTACCCAGCAATATAAGTGAAGGAGTATCAACACGTGCAAGATTAATGCCTCTGCATGACGACTTGGTCGTTGGTGGTTTATATCATCAACATTTTAATGTTTGTCCAAGGCAATCTGAACTTGGAAGTGATTTACCCTGTGATGTCTTTATGTACGATAATGTTGAACTTTGGGAAAACAACACCAGTCCTTTTGCCTTTGAAGCGATACTTTATCCAACAGTCAATCAATGGGTTTATCAATATGAGGGAACTGGTTTTAATCCGGAAACCTCAACTGTTGGACAACAAAGCGATTCAGCAAGTGATGGATTAAGCTACTCTTGTAATAGCAACAACATCAATAATCAACAAGCCGTTTGCACCTATCATAAAAACAACTTGCCCGGAAGTAATAATGATTTAACCTTCTATAATCTTGAAACTCCGGTTCTTTCATTGGGGGATTTAGCCGTTGGAGAAAGCAAAACGGTCGATGTAGAGTTTAGCGTCAATCAAAATACAGAATGTGGCTCTCCATTAGGTATAAAGCTTGATGCGGTTGTTCACAAAAATGGTTTTGCAGAAATTAATGAAAGCATTCTTTCCACAACTGTTGGTAATAATGGCAGTTGTTCAGTTGTAAACAGTTGCTCACCAACGAGCGCAAATACAGTAGAACCTACCAGTGGACACTGGATTAACTATAATCGTGCTGGAAATGGGTTTGATATGTATAAAATTGAAAGAAGCACACATGATGAAATGATTTATATTCATTACACAGGAAAGGATGACGGTTATCCTGTTTGGTACATAACCGGTGGAGACAATCTTATGACCAATAATCAGGCAACCAGTAACATTTTACATGTTAATTATGTTGGTGGCTTTGATAGCGGACAACAAATCGTTCAAACTGTTGGTCAATCCACAACTTCTTATATTGATGAAAACAATGCTGTTATGACTAGAGTTCTCAATGGAAAATATAGTGCTGAACTTATACGTATGTATGGTTTTGGTGGAACACCCACCACACAACATACTGGACACTGGTTTAATCCTTCTGACTCCGGCTGGGGTTTATCAATTGGTACTCAAGGTATTAGCGAAGTAATTCTTTCTTATCTATATGACAATAATGGACAGCCTTACTGGATGATTGGTGCCGGTGAGAATGAACCTATAGAAGATATCGACTTATTATATGTGCGATCATTTTGCCCACATTGTCCAAAAATCGAAACAGAGTTTAGTGAGCAGGGCTCTATCAGAATCAACTATGATGTAGCACCAACTCCACCAAATAAACCAACCGGAACAATTGAAAGCATGCTTATTAACATAGACAACTCTGTTAATCCTAGCCAATGGAACAGAGCTAATGCTCCTATTCGGATGATTACTCCTCCTGTCGATCAATAA
- a CDS encoding diacylglycerol kinase — protein MADSQRRGIKQIINAGKWSMQGLHAAFKHEASFRLEVYLAVLLIPIAIYFSKSPMQLLLMLGTVLVVLLVEILNSAIEAVVDMVCGEERHELAKRAKDMGSAAVFLAQMLVLASWGTIFYINYV, from the coding sequence ATGGCGGATAGTCAGCGACGAGGAATTAAGCAAATAATCAATGCCGGCAAGTGGTCCATGCAAGGTTTGCACGCAGCATTTAAACACGAAGCGTCGTTTCGTTTAGAGGTTTATTTAGCTGTTCTATTAATTCCGATAGCGATTTATTTTTCAAAATCTCCGATGCAGTTATTGTTGATGTTAGGGACTGTTCTTGTTGTTTTGTTGGTTGAAATTTTAAACTCGGCAATCGAAGCTGTTGTCGACATGGTGTGTGGAGAAGAACGTCATGAGTTGGCAAAAAGAGCCAAAGATATGGGCTCGGCTGCAGTATTCTTGGCTCAAATGCTGGTTTTGGCAAGTTGGGGAACTATTTTCTACATAAACTATGTCTGA
- the gcvPB gene encoding aminomethyl-transferring glycine dehydrogenase subunit GcvPB: MLIFEQSRVGRHASAQTPETSSNALQIPEALERKTKLGLPEASELDVIRHYTRLSQKNFSIDTNFYPLGSCTMKYNPRVCNSLALNDGFLNAHPHTPDEHIQGTLSCMFHLQEILQEVTGMKAVSLTPMAGAQGEFSGIAMIKAYHDGRQDFERNEIIVPDAAHGTNPATAIMCGYKVVEIRTNRDGNINLHDLEPLLSEKTAGIMLTNPSTLGVFEPNIKEIANMVHEAGGLLYYDGANLNAILGKVRPGDMDFDVIHMNLHKTFSTPHGGGGPGSGAIGVGRRLVPYMPTPFVGKSEHGYHYVDEKQAPKSIGKLSAFAGNVGVNLRAYIYALLLGKQGMPRIAEFATLNANYLMKQLEKVGFELAFPKRRASHEFIVTLKKQSKDLNLTATDVAKRLLDYGMHAPTIYFPLLVAECMLIEPTETESKQTIDRFVEAMSDILKQAESDIETIKQAPHTAPNRRLDDAKAVKQPNLVWRNPAQ; the protein is encoded by the coding sequence ATGTTGATATTTGAGCAATCCAGAGTAGGGCGACATGCCTCTGCACAAACACCGGAAACATCATCTAATGCCTTACAAATTCCCGAAGCATTAGAAAGAAAAACAAAACTAGGACTTCCTGAAGCATCCGAGCTTGATGTTATCCGGCATTACACACGATTGAGTCAAAAGAATTTTTCCATTGATACAAACTTTTATCCTTTGGGTTCATGCACCATGAAGTACAACCCAAGGGTTTGTAATTCGCTTGCACTTAACGATGGGTTTTTAAATGCTCATCCGCATACTCCTGATGAACACATTCAGGGAACATTGTCGTGCATGTTTCATTTACAGGAGATTTTACAAGAAGTCACCGGAATGAAGGCGGTTTCTTTAACACCGATGGCGGGGGCTCAAGGTGAGTTTTCTGGAATTGCCATGATAAAAGCCTATCACGATGGCCGACAAGATTTTGAACGCAATGAAATCATTGTTCCCGATGCCGCTCATGGAACCAACCCGGCGACAGCCATCATGTGTGGTTATAAAGTGGTTGAAATCCGAACCAACCGTGACGGAAATATCAACCTACACGATTTAGAACCATTACTGAGTGAAAAAACCGCAGGAATAATGCTAACCAACCCATCCACGCTGGGTGTTTTTGAGCCAAACATTAAAGAAATTGCCAATATGGTTCATGAAGCCGGTGGTTTACTTTATTACGACGGAGCTAATTTGAACGCTATTCTAGGCAAGGTTCGTCCCGGAGATATGGATTTTGATGTGATTCACATGAATTTGCACAAAACATTTTCCACCCCTCACGGCGGCGGTGGTCCGGGTTCCGGAGCCATAGGAGTCGGAAGAAGATTGGTTCCTTATATGCCAACACCTTTTGTTGGCAAATCCGAACATGGTTATCACTATGTTGATGAAAAACAAGCCCCCAAATCCATTGGTAAACTTTCGGCTTTTGCCGGAAATGTCGGAGTGAACTTACGTGCTTATATTTATGCTTTGCTTTTGGGCAAACAAGGAATGCCAAGAATTGCCGAGTTTGCCACTTTGAATGCCAATTATTTGATGAAACAACTGGAAAAGGTTGGTTTTGAGTTAGCCTTCCCAAAACGTCGTGCCAGCCATGAATTTATTGTCACCTTGAAAAAGCAATCCAAAGATTTAAACTTGACGGCTACCGATGTTGCAAAACGCCTGCTAGACTATGGAATGCACGCACCAACGATTTATTTTCCTCTTTTGGTTGCCGAATGTATGTTGATTGAACCAACTGAAACAGAATCGAAACAAACCATTGACCGCTTTGTTGAAGCGATGTCCGACATTCTGAAACAAGCTGAATCAGACATTGAAACCATCAAGCAAGCACCTCATACCGCACCGAACCGTCGTCTGGACGATGCTAAAGCAGTGAAACAACCAAACTTGGTATGGAGGAATCCGGCTCAATAA
- a CDS encoding asparagine synthase C-terminal domain-containing protein translates to MLLITDKHGLELFSKKLTNSQKRFKFIVHCKELLSYFVNENSITVFYGFLDMDNGNLSPAEFVNSKIKRKRYDSLADLYGSFIIFHYELNSGRSCAFSDILGDFLVNYVIEENEIRLSDFPEPLLNKQNNSINHKRLLHYFALTQPQSEGSFFSEIKQLSPRKLLEVENDKVQEVNYYQPSVDVDFKHSDINIAANHLLQLMQDVIRLQTKNHQRIGITLSGGMDSTFVAANSVKTGKKVTTYSYLFPNMPQADEKTWIDSMRNMGFDMNTFVGESYWPLKPEWNISLNSPVSNPYRHLKTVIYQRAQSQNVQLLLTGVFADHLYSGSIYWLIDQIKHSPIMAIRSFYQVLKGFGARKSLQQIAPAKWSKKTGIVGSRWMTHDSYGELKKEFESYTKIQHPHPQQFALVYGMSTAQSSWLENEYAFKENVFIRHPFRDRRIVDFMMKLPAWLLGETDKRKALITKAGKGLLPDSILNRKKLSTLSPLFIKGVMEKEFDFVQQVVTDKNSTWSDIIDTKALNKVLKSPDENTKESEYLLLWQCLSYELWKNKLAEV, encoded by the coding sequence GTGCTGCTGATTACAGACAAACATGGATTAGAACTCTTTTCAAAGAAACTCACAAATTCGCAAAAACGCTTCAAGTTTATTGTTCATTGCAAAGAGCTACTGAGTTATTTTGTTAATGAAAACTCAATAACAGTTTTTTATGGTTTTCTGGACATGGATAACGGAAACTTGAGTCCGGCAGAGTTTGTAAACTCAAAAATAAAACGTAAGCGATATGATTCACTGGCTGACTTATATGGTTCATTTATTATCTTCCACTATGAGTTAAATTCGGGAAGGAGTTGTGCTTTTAGTGATATTCTCGGTGATTTTCTGGTTAATTATGTCATTGAAGAGAATGAAATCCGACTTAGCGATTTCCCCGAACCATTACTTAACAAACAAAACAACTCAATCAACCATAAACGCCTATTGCATTATTTTGCACTCACACAGCCACAAAGTGAGGGAAGCTTTTTTAGTGAAATTAAACAACTGTCGCCAAGAAAACTTCTTGAGGTTGAAAATGACAAAGTTCAAGAGGTCAACTATTATCAACCCTCGGTTGATGTGGATTTCAAACACAGCGACATAAATATTGCTGCAAATCATTTATTGCAGTTGATGCAAGATGTCATTCGATTACAAACAAAAAACCATCAGCGTATTGGCATTACACTCAGCGGTGGCATGGACTCAACTTTTGTCGCAGCCAATAGTGTTAAAACAGGAAAAAAAGTTACTACCTACTCCTATCTTTTTCCCAATATGCCACAAGCCGATGAAAAAACTTGGATTGATAGTATGCGAAACATGGGGTTCGATATGAACACATTTGTGGGAGAAAGCTACTGGCCATTAAAGCCTGAATGGAATATTAGTTTAAACTCACCAGTCAGCAATCCATACAGACATTTGAAAACAGTGATCTATCAACGAGCCCAAAGTCAGAATGTTCAGTTGTTGCTAACTGGTGTTTTTGCCGATCATCTTTATTCAGGCTCGATTTATTGGTTGATTGACCAAATTAAACATTCTCCAATAATGGCGATAAGGTCTTTTTATCAAGTCCTGAAAGGCTTTGGAGCCAGAAAGTCTCTCCAACAAATAGCTCCGGCAAAATGGAGCAAGAAAACAGGAATAGTAGGAAGTCGTTGGATGACACATGATAGCTACGGTGAACTGAAAAAAGAATTTGAGAGTTATACAAAAATCCAACATCCTCACCCTCAACAATTCGCATTGGTTTATGGAATGTCAACAGCTCAATCTTCATGGTTGGAAAACGAATATGCTTTTAAAGAGAATGTATTTATCAGGCATCCTTTCAGAGATCGAAGAATTGTAGATTTCATGATGAAATTACCGGCTTGGTTATTGGGAGAAACAGATAAAAGAAAAGCGCTTATCACTAAAGCAGGAAAAGGACTTTTGCCGGATAGCATTCTTAACCGAAAAAAGCTTTCCACTCTTTCACCGTTGTTTATCAAAGGAGTTATGGAAAAAGAATTTGACTTTGTTCAGCAAGTCGTAACAGATAAAAACTCGACCTGGAGCGACATTATTGATACCAAGGCTTTGAACAAAGTATTGAAAAGCCCTGATGAGAATACCAAAGAAAGCGAATATTTGCTCCTTTGGCAATGTTTATCTTATGAACTATGGAAAAATAAACTCGCAGAAGTTTGA
- the argS gene encoding arginine--tRNA ligase translates to MIKHLQELLEKALEDLKRNGEFPKDLSPEIIFERTKSKEHGDFATNLALTLAKPLKKSPRDIAQLLTDNLIESLHVSKVEVAGPGFINFFLTENCRRQVIKQIIKQGDEFGDNAYGKNKKITVEFVSANPTGPLHVGHGRGAAYGASLSNILEKCGYNVQREYYVNDNGRQMDILATSVWLRYVELCGQPVVFPDNGYQGDYIVDIARIVRKKYGDKFLHTSHEIYEGVPADEKSGGDKETHIDGLISNTKSLLGKKDYNKVFQIALNDILSGIKQDLSKFNVNYDSWFSEKLLHSGDTVDRALKILKDNNYLYEKDGAIWFMATHFGDDLDRVVIRENGQKTYFASDVAYLLNKFERGFEGALYLFGADHHGYIARMKAAAKGLGINPDDIEIVLTQFANLIEHGEKVQMGTRSGKFVTLSQLIDDVGVDAARFFYVMRSHDQHLDFDLDLAKSQSNENPVYYIQYAHARICRVFEKLEQEALQYNQEIGLASLNLLDNDSEHDLTRLLSSYPEILTASARTRSPHVLANYLRELAQSFHSYYNEHKIGKLDDESLRNARLCLAKAVKVIIANGLKMLGASAPESMFSEDKD, encoded by the coding sequence ATGATTAAACACTTACAAGAATTATTGGAAAAAGCACTTGAAGATTTAAAAAGAAACGGAGAGTTTCCCAAAGATTTATCTCCTGAAATTATCTTTGAGCGTACAAAAAGTAAAGAGCATGGGGATTTTGCCACCAATCTCGCCCTCACTTTAGCAAAACCATTAAAAAAATCTCCCAGAGACATTGCTCAATTACTAACAGATAATCTGATTGAGTCTTTACATGTGAGTAAGGTTGAAGTCGCCGGGCCCGGGTTTATTAATTTTTTCCTGACAGAAAATTGTCGCAGACAAGTTATTAAGCAAATCATCAAACAAGGTGACGAGTTTGGAGACAATGCCTATGGAAAAAACAAAAAAATCACTGTTGAGTTTGTATCTGCCAACCCAACCGGTCCTTTGCATGTCGGTCATGGAAGAGGAGCTGCTTATGGCGCTTCTTTAAGCAACATTTTAGAAAAGTGTGGCTATAATGTTCAGCGCGAATACTATGTCAACGACAATGGCAGACAGATGGATATCCTGGCAACTTCTGTATGGCTGCGATACGTTGAACTCTGCGGACAACCGGTGGTTTTCCCTGACAATGGATATCAGGGAGATTATATTGTCGATATTGCCCGTATTGTCAGAAAAAAATATGGAGATAAATTTTTACACACCAGTCACGAAATTTATGAAGGTGTCCCTGCTGACGAGAAAAGCGGCGGAGACAAAGAAACCCATATTGATGGTTTGATTTCCAATACAAAAAGTTTGCTTGGAAAAAAAGACTACAACAAAGTTTTCCAAATTGCTCTCAACGATATTCTTTCGGGAATCAAACAAGACCTTTCAAAGTTTAATGTCAATTATGATTCCTGGTTTTCAGAAAAACTATTGCACAGTGGTGATACCGTAGATAGAGCCTTGAAAATATTGAAAGATAACAACTATCTCTACGAGAAAGATGGCGCCATCTGGTTTATGGCAACTCACTTCGGTGATGACTTGGATCGGGTTGTCATTCGCGAAAATGGTCAAAAAACCTACTTTGCATCTGATGTGGCTTATTTACTGAATAAGTTTGAGCGTGGTTTTGAGGGAGCTTTATATCTTTTTGGTGCAGATCATCACGGTTATATTGCCCGTATGAAAGCAGCAGCCAAAGGTCTTGGAATCAACCCTGATGATATTGAAATTGTATTAACACAATTTGCGAACCTAATCGAACATGGTGAAAAGGTGCAAATGGGAACTCGTTCAGGCAAGTTTGTGACTTTGTCACAACTAATTGATGATGTTGGCGTTGATGCGGCACGTTTTTTCTATGTCATGCGCAGCCATGATCAGCATCTTGATTTCGATTTGGATTTGGCAAAATCACAAAGTAACGAAAACCCTGTTTATTACATTCAATATGCCCATGCTCGTATATGCCGAGTGTTTGAAAAACTGGAACAGGAAGCTCTACAATACAATCAGGAAATCGGATTGGCAAGCTTAAACCTGCTTGACAACGACTCAGAGCATGACTTAACTCGATTGTTATCATCATATCCGGAAATACTGACGGCTTCAGCCAGAACTCGCTCACCTCATGTGCTGGCAAACTATTTAAGAGAGCTTGCTCAAAGTTTTCATAGTTATTATAACGAACACAAAATCGGCAAACTTGATGATGAGTCCCTCAGAAACGCCCGACTTTGTTTAGCTAAGGCGGTTAAAGTTATCATTGCCAATGGATTGAAAATGCTCGGCGCGTCCGCTCCTGAGTCAATGTTTTCTGAAGACAAAGATTAA
- a CDS encoding SPOR domain-containing protein, producing MTTKKKITKKKTKKRVAGRAAPKKRLPVWSILLIGMLGGLAVAITAYVKGWVPKIESVQPEITINTGKESEIEDISEQVTIKPKQDYVFYETLQEMEVVVDDNELAVKIDETPTNYVLQIGAFKNLSDAEEMKAQVAFAGISTNIQETEIKGVKWHRVRTNPYAGARKADMVLKELKRNGFKAIVLEDSKPET from the coding sequence ATGACAACCAAGAAAAAAATAACTAAGAAGAAAACCAAAAAAAGAGTCGCCGGTCGAGCAGCTCCTAAAAAAAGGTTGCCTGTCTGGTCAATTTTGTTGATTGGTATGTTGGGCGGATTAGCGGTAGCAATCACCGCCTATGTCAAAGGCTGGGTTCCGAAAATCGAATCTGTGCAACCGGAAATTACTATAAACACCGGAAAAGAATCAGAAATCGAAGATATTAGCGAACAGGTAACCATCAAGCCTAAACAGGATTATGTATTCTACGAAACACTTCAGGAAATGGAAGTCGTTGTTGATGACAACGAACTGGCTGTTAAAATTGATGAAACGCCAACCAATTATGTTTTGCAGATTGGTGCATTTAAAAACCTTAGCGATGCCGAGGAAATGAAGGCGCAGGTTGCATTTGCAGGAATCAGCACAAACATTCAGGAAACAGAAATAAAAGGAGTCAAATGGCATCGTGTCAGAACAAACCCCTATGCAGGGGCTCGAAAAGCTGATATGGTACTGAAGGAACTCAAGCGAAATGGATTTAAAGCAATCGTATTGGAAGACTCAAAACCGGAAACATAA
- the trmH gene encoding tRNA (guanosine(18)-2'-O)-methyltransferase TrmH yields the protein MTPERFSKIKEVLQKRQTDLTVIMDHVHKPHNFNAIIRTCDAVGIQDVHYVPVKDGFRQLNYFAKGSQKWVEAHRYESFSQAAEQFQNKNYQLLAAHFSDQAVDYRTIDYTKPTAIVMGTELEGISEETAQVVDKHIIVPMQGMVASLNVSVASAIILFEAQKQRQNAGMYEDRSLSEERYKNLLFEWSYPKIAKTFRDKNSPYPELDEDGFII from the coding sequence ATGACTCCAGAACGTTTTTCAAAAATCAAAGAAGTCCTCCAAAAAAGACAAACAGATCTCACTGTAATCATGGATCATGTGCACAAGCCACATAATTTTAATGCAATTATCAGAACCTGCGATGCCGTTGGAATTCAGGATGTTCATTATGTTCCGGTCAAAGATGGCTTCAGACAATTAAATTACTTTGCCAAAGGCTCACAAAAGTGGGTTGAAGCGCATAGATATGAATCCTTTTCACAAGCCGCTGAACAATTTCAAAATAAAAACTACCAATTATTAGCCGCTCACTTTTCAGATCAAGCTGTGGATTATCGCACGATTGATTACACGAAGCCGACCGCGATTGTCATGGGAACAGAGTTGGAAGGAATTTCTGAAGAAACCGCTCAAGTTGTTGATAAACACATTATTGTTCCCATGCAAGGAATGGTTGCCTCCTTAAACGTCTCAGTTGCTTCAGCAATCATTCTTTTTGAAGCTCAAAAGCAGCGACAAAATGCCGGAATGTACGAAGACAGGTCTCTTTCAGAGGAAAGGTACAAAAATTTGTTATTCGAGTGGAGTTATCCCAAAATTGCCAAAACCTTTCGAGACAAAAACTCACCTTATCCTGAGCTGGATGAAGACGGTTTTATCATATAA